From Chryseobacterium gallinarum, one genomic window encodes:
- a CDS encoding helix-turn-helix domain-containing protein: MPIIVNLDVMLAKRKMQSKELAEKLGITPVNLSILKTGKAKGVRFDTLEAICKILECQPGDILEFKE, encoded by the coding sequence ATGCCGATTATAGTCAACTTGGATGTAATGCTTGCCAAAAGAAAGATGCAGAGTAAAGAATTGGCAGAAAAACTGGGAATTACTCCCGTCAATCTTTCCATCCTGAAAACCGGAAAAGCCAAAGGAGTACGTTTCGATACCCTTGAGGCCATCTGCAAAATCCTGGAATGCCAGCCCGGAGATATTCTTGAATTTAAAGAATAG
- a CDS encoding ABC transporter ATP-binding protein, translated as MNTLSVNQLSLTYPNGHQAIQNISLEIKNGMFGLLGPNGAGKSSLMKTIVGLRKPTSGNIIFNGTDVTQNPDYIKKHLGFLPQDFGVYPRVSAYDLLEHIAVLKGVSDKNQRKNQIINLLEKVNLADFRNKEVHTFSGGMKQRFGVAQALLGAPKIIIVDEPTAGLDPEERNRFNALLNDISRDVIVILSTHLVEDVRNLCSEMAVMNHGKILIQGSPGALIAELENKIWSKPIDKNELKQYTLHYDIISQQLIERALHITVFSQEYPKGFYSVQPLLEHVYFHTLTQKP; from the coding sequence ATGAATACATTATCTGTTAACCAGCTCAGCCTCACTTATCCTAATGGACATCAAGCTATTCAGAACATTTCACTGGAGATCAAAAACGGAATGTTCGGCCTGCTTGGTCCTAATGGAGCGGGTAAATCATCTTTAATGAAAACCATTGTAGGCCTCCGGAAACCTACTTCCGGGAATATCATCTTTAACGGAACGGATGTTACCCAGAATCCAGATTATATCAAAAAACATTTGGGGTTTCTGCCTCAGGATTTCGGGGTTTACCCTAGGGTTTCTGCATATGATCTGCTGGAACATATCGCAGTATTGAAGGGTGTTTCAGACAAGAATCAGCGGAAAAATCAGATTATAAATCTACTGGAGAAGGTCAACCTTGCAGATTTCAGGAATAAAGAGGTTCATACCTTCTCCGGGGGAATGAAGCAGCGATTCGGAGTGGCGCAGGCTTTATTGGGTGCACCCAAGATCATCATCGTAGATGAACCTACGGCCGGTCTAGATCCTGAGGAACGCAACCGTTTCAATGCTTTGCTGAATGACATCAGCCGGGATGTTATTGTGATCCTTTCCACCCATCTGGTGGAAGATGTAAGAAACCTTTGCTCGGAAATGGCTGTTATGAATCATGGTAAGATCCTTATACAAGGCAGCCCGGGAGCATTAATTGCAGAACTGGAAAACAAAATATGGTCTAAACCTATCGATAAAAATGAGCTGAAACAGTATACTTTACACTATGATATTATCAGCCAGCAGCTAATTGAAAGAGCACTGCATATCACCGTTTTTTCTCAGGAATATCCCAAAGGTTTCTATTCTGTACAACCTTTATTGGAACATGTTTACTTTCATACTCTAACTCAAAAACCTTAG